TCGCGCAGCACCTCGAGGGGCACCAGCTCCAGGACGCGGGCGTTGGTGGCGGCGAGCACGACCGGCGCGGCGACACCGTCCTGGTGCGCCCGCAGCCAGTTGCGTGCCGTCACGCACCAGCGGTCGCCGGGACGCAGGCCCGGGAACCGGTAGGCGGGCATCGGGGTGCTGAGGTCGTTCCCGATGCTGCGCTGGTGCTCGAGGAACTCCGCGGACACGACGGCGCAGATCGTGTGCGAACCGAGGTCCTCGGGACCGGTGCTGCAGCACCCGTCGCGGAAGAACCCCGTCATCGGCTCCGTGCCGCACGGTTCGAGCTCCTCCCCCAGCACGTTGCGCTCGGGCGGGCGGGTGGGCTCCGTCGGATCGCTCATCTGGCCATCTTGGCCCCTCGGCCCGGGGCGGCGTCCGCGGCGAGGGGTGTGGCTGGCACCACCACCGGACGCATGGTGGTGCTGTCGTCCCCGGACCGCGAGGAGGCGCACGCTGCCGAGGTCATCGCAGGAGCGGAGGGCACCGAGCCCTCGCCCGACCCCAGGAGCACCCGTGAGCACGATCCTCGATCCCGTCACCGACCTCGACACCACCGACACCCCGAGCACCACCGGGCGGCCACGCTGGCCGCTGTTCGGCGCCCTCGCCGGCGTCACCGCGCTCGCCGCGGCGTTCACCGGCATGCCCGCCGACCTCACCGAGGAGGACTGGTCGAGCGGCCCGGAGGTCCTCGACCTGCTCGACCGCGGCAACTACCACGTCGCCTTCATCCTCGGGCTGGTGTC
This portion of the Actinomarinicola tropica genome encodes:
- a CDS encoding DUF2237 family protein, which produces MSDPTEPTRPPERNVLGEELEPCGTEPMTGFFRDGCCSTGPEDLGSHTICAVVSAEFLEHQRSIGNDLSTPMPAYRFPGLRPGDRWCVTARNWLRAHQDGVAAPVVLAATNARVLELVPLEVLREHAVDVPPDLSSLDV